The Paenibacillus dendritiformis region ATTTACGGAGCTCCGCTTCGAATCCGGCTTCCAGCGCGGATACGACACGTCCGTGAATCTCCGTAATCTCTTCGTCGGTGAATGTCCGCTCCGGATGGCGGTACGTGAACGAGATCGCTACGCTTTTCTTGTCTGCCGCAATCCGATCCCCGGTATAGACATCGAATACGCGGACGGATTCCAGCCATTCTCCGGCCGCATCCTTCGCCGTCTGGACGAGCTCGCCGACAGCCGTACCGCGATCGACGACGACCGCGATGTCGCGTTCAACCGCAGGGAAGCGAGGAAGCGTCTTGTAGACGATATCCGCAGAAGCCGCTTCAATCAACGGCTTCAGATGAATTTCCGCGACATAGGTGTCGCCCAGATCCTTGGCCCGCTGAACCTCCGGATGCAATTGCCCGATGATGCCAAGCCGCTGCTCTTCCCCGTTCGCCTGGAGATACATCGTCGCCGATCGGCCTGGATGCAAGCCTTGCGGCCGATTCGCTTCATAGCGAATCTGTCCTTCGAGCCCGAAATGCGCCGCCAAGCTGTCGACAATCCCCTTCACATCATAGAAATCGACCGCTTCCGCCGCGATATTCCATTGCGGCGTACGCCGCGCGCCCGCCAGCAGCAGGCCAAGCACCGGCTCCTCCTGAGGAATCTCCATCAGCGTTTCCTGCGGTGTCATGTACAAGCTGCCCAATTCGAAAATCTGAATGTTGTCCGATTTACGGTTCCGGTTGTACGCCGCAACATCGAGCATGCTCGGCAGCAGGCTCGTGCGGAGCACGCTGCGCTCCTCGCTCATCGGCATGAGCAGCTTGACCGGAACGGCATCCGCCGCGATCGCAGGGAACACCTTCGCTTCCGCCGGATGCGTGAACGAATAAGTCACTGTCTCATGCAGGCCGTTGTCCGTCAGCAGATGGCGTATGGCGCGGCGGATCCGCTGCGCCTTCGTCAAATGGCCCGGTGTCGTCACCCCTTCGATCGCCGTCGTCGGAATGTGGTTATAGCCATAGATGCGGGCAACCTCTTCAATCAGGTCGACATCGCGCGTAATATCGCCGCGCCGGCCCGGCACCGTCACATGGAATACGTCACCGGACTGTTCTGATTCGAGGCCGAGCCGGTCGAGAATCGTCTTCACTTCATGCGCCTGAAGCGCGGTGCCGAGCAGCCGGTTCGTCCGCTCCAGCGTCAGCGTGACGACCAGACGCTCATGCTGCTGCGTGACCGCTTCGACGATGCCTGCGGAGACCGTGCCGTTCGCCAATTGGCGAATCAATTCGGCCGCGCGGTTCAAGGCCGGGATAACCGCTTCCGGGTTCGCTTCCTTCTCGAAGCGGAGGGACGCTTCAGAGCGAAGTCCGAGCTGCCGGGATGTTCTGCGGACGACGCTGCCCGCGAAATGGGCGGATTCCAGCAAAATGTTGACCGTCCGCTCCGTTACCTCCGAATTTTCGCCGCCCATCACGCCCGCAAGCCCGATCGGCTTCGATCCGTCCGTAATGAGGAGCATATGCGGCTCCAGCTTCCGCTCCTGTCCGTCCAGCGTCACGAGGGTCTCGCCTTCGCGCGCGTAGCGGACTTCGATCGTGCCTTCGTTCAACTGGTCGGCATCGAACGCATGCAGCGGCTGCCCGTATTCCAGCATGACGAAATTCGTCACGTCAACGATATTGTTGATCGGGCGCACACCCGCCGCCAACAGCCGGTTCTGCAGCCACAGCGGGGACGGCTGAATAGTCACATTGCGGATATAGCGGGCCGCATAATGGGTGCAGCCGTCCGCGGCGCTAATGCTGACGCGGATCGCATCCGATGCCTGCGCCGAAGCATCCTCTTCGACCTGCGTTTCCGGCAGGCGAAGCGGGCGCTCGAGCAGGGCTGACGTTTCATGCGCCACGCCCAGCATACTCAAGCAGTCCGAGCGGTTCGGCGTTAGATCCAGCTCCAGCACATGGTCGTTCAGACCGAGCACATCCGCGATCGGCGTGCCGATTTCGGTGCTCTCCGGCAGGACGAGGATCCCTTCTTGCATTTCCTTCGGCAGCAGCTTGTCATTCATGCCCAGTTCCTTAGCCGAGCAGATCATGCCCTGCGACTCGACGCCGCGCAGCTTCGCCTTCTTGATTTTCATGCCGCCCGGCATAACCGTCCCGATCAGCGCGACAGGCACTTTCTGACCGGCGTCCACATTTTTGGCCCCGCACACGATCTGCAGCACTTCGCCTGTTCCGGCATCCACCTGGCACACGTTCAGCTTGTCCGCATCCGGATGCTTCTCCTTGGACTGGACGTAACCGACAACGACGCCGTTTACTCCTTTGTTGCGATTTTCGATGACATCAATCTCGATGCCGGCTTGCGTCATCCGCGCTGCCAATTCCTCGGCGGTCACGCCGGTCACATCGATATATTCCGATAACCATTGGTAGGATACGTTCATGGCCGTTCTCTTCCTTTCCTGTGAGAGGTAGTCCCTTCCGGCTTACATGCGAGCAAATTGCTGCAAGAACCGCAGGTCGTTCGTATAGAAATGGCGGATGTCATCCACCCCGTACTTGAGCATCGCAATCCGTTCTACGCCCATGCCGAACGCGAATCCGGTGTAGTTCTCCGGATCGTAGCCTCCCATTTCCAGTACGCGCGGGTGAACCATCCCTGCTCCCAAAATCTCGATCCAGCCGGTCTGCTTGCAGATCCGGCAGCCGCTGCCGCCGCATTTCATGCAGGTGACATCAACTTCCGTGCTCGGCTCGGTGAACGGGAAGAAGCTCGGACGAAGACGAATCTGCATATGGGCGCCGAACATTTCGCGCATGAACTGCAGGAGCGTGCCTTTCAGATCGCTCATCCGGATATTTTTGTCGATCACAAGCCCCTCGATCTGATGGAACATGAACGAATGGGTCGCATCGTCGTCATCACGGCGGTATACCCGGCCCGGGCAAATGATTTTGACCGGCACCTCGCCCTTCATCTTCTCCATCGTGCGCACCTGAACCGGCGACGTCTGCGTCCGCATCAGCAGCTCCTCCGTAATGTAGAAGGAATCCTGCATATCGCGGGCCGGATGATCCTTCGGCAGGTTCAGCGCCTCGAAGTTGTAGTAATCATGCTCGACCTCCGGTCCTTCCGCGACCGTATACCCCATGCCGATGAAGATGTCTTCAATCTCCTGGATGACCTTTTGCAGCGGGTGTGCCGCTCCTTGCGCCATCGGGCGTCCCGGCAGCGTCACGTCAATCGTCTCCGCCTGAAGACGGCGTTCCGTCTCTTCGCGCTGGAATGCCTCCTGCTTCTCTTCGATATACTGTTCGATAGCTCCGCGCACTTCATTCGCCACCTGGCCGATCAGCGGACGCTCTTCCGCGCTCAGACCGCCCATGCCGCGCAATATCTCAGTAAGCGCCCCTTTTTTGCCAAGAAATTTGACGCGCAGCTCGTTCAAATTGTTCGCATCTTTTACTTGCTGCAGCTTCTCCAGCGCTTCGGCGCGCAACGCCTGCAAACGCTCTTTCATGGTGTCAACCTCCCTTTGGTTTTCCAGTTCAAATCAATTCGTGTTCAAAAAGAACAAAAAAAGCCTTCTCTGTCTCAAGGGACGAGAAGGCCGTGGTACCACCCTTATTAGACATCACGCGCTTCGGCATGACCGAGGCCGCGAGCTGTCTCACTTCATACGACGATAACGGGTCGTGCGCCGGGCGCCTCTACTGGCACAGGCGGTGCCTGCCGTTCAAGGCCCTGCTCCGGAGTGAATTTCGGCAGTCCATGTCTTCAGACGCGCTCTCAATCGGCGGCGCATCCTCCCTGGGAAGCGGTGCTGCGTACTTGTCTCCATCTTGGCAGTTGCATGGATACATGTGTTAACGATAAGCAATACGTTACATTTCATGTATTATAGTCAACGCGCCGCTGTTTTGCAAGTCTAATTCGCGGAGTTGATCGCGGCGGATACATGCTTGATTCCTGACGGTCCCACAACAGGACATCTCAGCTACTCTCCCCCTCTTCTCCCCGCTCTCCCCTGCCGTCAGGTTGCCATTTTTCTTCAGAACACCATTTTTACCTGCTGTATATAGAAAAAGAACGCCAATTTTTATTATGACGTATTATATTAAAAATATGCGATTATATATTACACATCATTTATTTATTGTGATATACTGTATCATGAAAAAGAAACCAATTATGGATCCACTCTGAAGGAGGAATTCGACTATGGCATTACCTGTTGCCATCAACGGCATGGGCCGCATCGGCCGTCTCGTGCTGCGCCGCGCTATGGATGAAGCGCATTCGCCGTTCGCCATCCGGGCCGTGAACACTCTTTATCCCGCCGCCACCATCGCGCATCTGCTCAAGTACGACTCCATTCACGGGAAATGGAACGCGAACATCGCCGCTGAAGGCAATACGCTCCTTATTAATGATACGCCCATACAGGTAGTGGCAGAAGCCGATCCGGCCCGACTGCCGTGGCAGTCGCTCGGCATTCATACCGTCATCGATGCAACCGGCAAATTCACGGATCGCCCTGGCGCTTCCAAACATATCGAAGCCGGCGCGGAAAAAGTCATCATCACCGCTCCAGGCAAGGAGCTCGACCTGACGATCGTGATGGGCGTCAACGAGCATATGTACGACGATGAGAACCATCATCTCGTCTCGGCCGCATCCTGCACCACGAACTGCCTCGCGCCGCTGCTTCATCTGCTCGACCGCTCGTTCGGCGTCGTATCGGGCTGGATGACCACCATTCATTCCTACACCAATGATCAGAAACATCTCGATAATCCGCATAAAGATTTGCGACGCGCGCGGGCATGCACGCAGTCCATCGTCCCGACGACCACCGGCGTAGGCAAAGCGCTTGCCGGCATCCTGCCGCATCTGGCGACCTCGGTGCAAGGCATCTCGGTGCGTGTGCCGACGCCGGACGTCTCGCTCGTCGACTTGACGGCCGAAGTGAAAACATCCGTAACCGCAGATGATGTCCGGCTCGCCTTCCTGCATGCGATCCGCGACGGACATGATCGTTATCTCGAATGGTGCGACGAGCCGCTCGTCTCCACCGACTTCATCGGCAACGACAAATCCGCCGTCGTCGACGGGATGTCGCTTATCGCCCATGATCATCACATTAAGCTTCTCGCCTGGTATGACAACGAATGGGGCTATGCGGCTCGGGTCGTCGACTTGGCCCGCCACGTTGCACTGGAGGGAGTGAAAGGCTCATGCAAAACGGCAGCTGCCCGGTAATGCTGGGCGCCATTCTGTGCGAACGCTGCGGAACCCTTTTGGAGGAAATCGATACAGAGAAAGTGATCGTGTACTATCATCGGTGCGACGACTGCGCCGTCTGTTCCAAATTCGATAAAATCGGGGGCGAATCAGAATGAAGCCGACTTGGATCTGTCACTTCCGGCATGGCGATGCCGGCATGAAAGCGCTGTTGGGCGGAAAGGGAGCCAATCTCGCGGAGATGACGCGCATCGGGCTGCCCGTGCCGCCCGGCTTCACCATTACGACGGAAGCGTGCCGATCCTACTACGCGCTGAACCGGCTGCCCGACGGCCTGATGGACGATGTGCGCTCCGCTCTGCAGGCCGTCGAGCTGTTGCGCGGCCAGCGATTCGGGGACGCCCATGATCCGCTTCTCGTCTCCGTCCGCTCCGGTTCTGTGCATTCCATGCCCGGCATGATGGATACGATTCTCAATCTCGGACTGAACGATGAGACCGTTCAAGGCCTCGCCTCCGCGACTGGCGACGAGCGGTTCGCTTATGATTGCTACCGCCGCCTCATCCATATGTTCGGCAATGTCGTGTCCGGCGTCGAATCAGGTGAATTCGAGCGCATCCTCGCCGAAGTCAAGGCGCATTGCGGCGCGCAGACGGACCAGTCCCTCTCCGCCGACGGCTTGCGTGAGGTTGTCCGGCGGTATCAGCAATATTTGGAGGAAGTAGCTGGCGCCCCGTTCCCGCAAGATGTTCACGTCCAACTGCAGTTGGCCATCGAGGCCGTATTCCGCAGCTGGAACAATCACCGCGCGCAAGTGTACCGCAAGCTGCATCAGCTCTCCGAGAACGAGGGCACGGCCGTTAACATCCAGTCGATGGTATTCGGCAACCGCGGCGCGGACAGCGGGACGGGCGTGCTGTTCACCCGTCATCCGTCGACAGGCGAGAAGATTTTGTTCGGCGAGTATTTGACCGATGCCCAAGGGGAGGACGTCGTCGCCGGAACCCGGACGCCGCAGCCGATCGCCAAGATGGCGGAGGAAATGCCGGAGCTGTACCGGCAGCTTGTGGAAGCCGCTAACCAGTTGGAGCGCCATTACCGCGACATGCAGGATATCGAGTTCACGGTCGAGCGCGGCAAGCTGTTCATCCTGCAGACGCGGGCCGGTAAGCGGACGGCGCAAGCCGCCGTCGCCATAGCGGTCGCGCTCGTGCATGAAGGGCTGATCACGGCGCAGGAAGCCTTGCTGCGCATGGATGTCGCGCAGCTGGAGCATTTGCTGCACCCGTCGATTGCGCCCGATGCCGCGATCGACACCGTGGCGACCGGCCTGCCCGCCTCGCCGGGAGCCGCCTCCGGCCGCATCGTGCTTGATGCCGACGAGGCTGAGCGAATGGCCGCCGCTGGCGAGCGCGTCATTCTCGTCCGGCCGGAGACGACGCCGGAGGATATTCACGGCGTGCTCGCGGCGGAAGGCGTGCTGACGAGCCGGGGCGGCATGACGAGCCACGCGGCCGTCGTCGCCCGCAGCATGGGGAAGCCATGCGTCTCGGGCTGCGAGGACGTCAGCTTCGACTTCACTCGAAATTGCATCGTTATCGGCCGGCGCACGTTCCGCGAAGGCGACCTGTTGTCGATCGACGGCGCGACGGGACGCGTCATCGCCGGAGCCGTGCCGCTCGTCGCCGCGGAGATGTCGGATGAATTCCAGCAGCTGCTGGAATGGGCCGACCGCGAACGCGAACTGGGCGTCTATGCGAACGCGGATACGCCAGCGGACGCCGCGAAGGCGCGGGCCCTTGGGGCCGAAGGCATCGGACTCTGCAGGACCGAGCATATGTTCATGTCTCCGGAACGGCTTTGCATCGTTCAGGAGATGATTTTGGCCGAATCGGAGGCAGAGCGCCGGAAGGCGCTCGCACTGCTGCTGCCGCTGCAGCAGGAGGACTTTGAGGGCATTTTCGAGGCGATGGACGGTTATACGGTCACGATTCGGCTGTTGGATCCGCCGCTTCATGAGTTCCTGCCGAATCTGGAGGAGCTTGTCGTCCGGCAGACCGAGTGGAAAGCGACCGGCACCGGAACAGAGCGTGAACGGAACGATCTCGAGCGCCTGATCGCCAAGGTGCGCGCACTGCATGAGCTGAATCCGATGCTCGGCCAGCGCGGCTGCCGGCTCGGCATTCTGTTCCCGGAAATTTATGAGATGCAAGCGGAGGCGCTGTTCCTCGCCGCTTCCCGCATGCTGCGCAAAGGCGTGCGCGTGCAGCCGGACATCATGGTGCCGCTGATCGGCCACGCCGCCGAGCTGAAGCTGCTGCGCGAGCTCATCGAGCGTACGGCAGAGCGGGTGCTCGGCCCCGAGCTCCGCGGCTGCGCGTACCGGATCGGCACGATGATCGAGGTGCCGCGCGCGGCGCTGACAGCGGGCCAGATCGCGGAGCATGCCGACTTCTTCTCGTTCGGCACGAACGATCTGACGCAGATGACGTTCGGCTGCAGCCGGGACGACGCGGAGGGCAAATTCCTGACCCACTACGTCGACCGCCGCGTGCTGGCGGCGAACCCGTTCCAGGTGCTCGACACGTCCGGCGTCGGCCAGTTGATTGAGCTGGCCGTGGAGCGCGGCCTTGCCGCCAATCCGCAGCTCAAGACCGGCATCTGCGGCGAGCATGGCGGCGAGCGGGATTCGATCCTGTTCTGCCATGCGACGGGGCTCGATTATGTAAGCTGCTCGACGTTCCGCGTCCCGCTCGCCCGCATCGCCGCCGCCCAGGCGAAGCTGCTGCTCGGGAGCCGGAACAAAGCTTCCCTGCACTCGATATCGGTGTAATGTAGAAAGGAAGCAGGCTGTCGGAATCATTCCCGGCAGCCTGCCTCAGCTTCCGTCATGGGGAGGTTATGCAGCGGGAAGGAGTCAATTCGCCTGTTGAACTCAAACTGGATGGTTGGCTAAACCTTGAGGTCTTTTCCGGGAAGCTGAACTGGCTATTCCGTAACCTCTACATTCTTCGGGGCTGTATGAATTGCGAATGTTTTGCTTTTCCCATCTATATTTACCGTAAACTCTGCAAGCGCCGAGACCTCATACATACCCGGATGCTGAATCTTGAATGTGTAATTTTCTGAAATATACGCTTTGCCTGTCAAATTCCGAATCTTGCCCCCATCCGTAACCGCGTAAGAGTTGATCTCCTTCCCGGTTCCATCCTTAATCGTATACACAAACAATTGCTCCCGACTGGTTATGGCGAGTTTTTGTTCCTCTTCTTGCTTTAATTCAGCTTTGATTGTAAATTCCTCGTTGATTCTCACTTTTTGCGGAAGCGAGATATGTGCCGAAAAGAGTCCTTCTTCCATACTTTCCAGTGAAGTAGAATCTCCCCCTGTACCCAAGTCCGTAGCTCGATCCACACTGAAGGACTGACACCCGAGACATACCAAAAGAACCATGGTAATCAACCATTTTTTCAATTATTATCCACCTCCTTTAAAACAGACGTAAGAGCTTTGTTTTTGTTGCAGAATTGATTATTTTCCCCTTTTTGGTTGATGAAAACGTCGGCTCGTAGATTGCTTCTTTTAAGAATGTTCGTCAAAAGAACAAGTTATTTAAAGAGGCTTGTTAATTAGAGAGTTTAAGAAAGGATTGAATAGAGTTATGAAACTCAGGAAATTGGTAAGTTTGATTTTTCTCGCCAGCTTCTTACTTTTCAGTTCAATCATAAGCGCCGCTGAAGATACAGCAGATAAATATGGTTGGATAACCATTAATGGATCGATTTCTGATATCGCGGAAATCACTCAACAAAACAATTTGAATAAAATACCTTATCCCTTAGAGATGATCGTCTACCCTGATAACCTCACCGATAAACTTTTTTTGGAGAACTATGTTGAGAAGCAAAGAATCAGACAAGATTTTCCTGCCATTAAAAAGTTAATCGAAAATGAACCTTCCCAGTACTCAGGCCATTACTATAATGCGGATAAGGGAACTGTAATCATCCAAATAACAGAGAACTTAGAGTCCTTAAAAGAACAAGTTCGGGATTCCGTTAAAAACTATGATAAAGTTCAATTTGAAGTTAAAAAATATTCTTGGGCCGAAATTGAAAATGCCAAGGAAACAATTATTAACAATGTTGAACCAGGTACGGTTCGAGCACTCATCCCCGATATAAAAAATAACAAGTTAATCATTGCATTCGATGAAGATGCGCTCGTAAATGAAGAAACTGTTTCATCACTTATATCCCAACCGGATATGCTTGAATTCACTACCATGCCTGCTTCAGCGCTTATTGCCGAAACAGATGATACGTCGTACGGTTCTCCATTTCCAATCGGCTCCAAAATAGGCGGTGACTACGTCAAAAAGAATGAAAATGAATATGAGTACTATATATGTACAGCAGGGTACTTCGGAGTTGATCAAAACGATCAAGAAGTGCTGGTCACGGCCGGTCACTGCCAAAACAAGGCAAGAATTAATACGGAATGGTACCAACCTACATGGAAAACACCAACCATTGGAAAGTTTACTTTTAGAACCACTTCTGCCGTTGATGGAACGAACAAAACCTCTGATGCCGGATATATAACATTACACTCAAGTTATAGCGGTCGCCCAAGGGTACCGTACCCCTCTTCCTCAAATATGGCAATGATCACAGGAGTTTACACAAGCGATACACCGGGAGATACAATTTATTTTAGAGGTGCAAATAGCGGAACCACTACATCTGGTAAAATTTCATACTCCAATGTTGATATTTATTGGGGAAAAGGTGGTTATGGATACAAACGTGCCGAGGTTCTTGCCACGGGATATTCTTCTATAGGAGGAGACAGTGGCGGGCCTATACTAACAAATTATGCTTATGATAATGATCTTACCGGATGGACTTTTGATTTGGCTGGAACCCACACGGGAGTGATAACTCTAAAGAGCACCGAAAGTCCTATTCCTCCTGGAACTTATAAAGTATATGAACCCGTCTGGACAACTTTTAATGATTTAAACCTTACGGGAATAAAAGTTATTGCTAAACCCTGAATAGAAACTGGTTTTACAGAAGTACAAGTACCGTAAATCTTGAGATAAGTCCCACGGCACTTGGCTTTTTAAGCTTTTTTCTGTACACCTGCCGGCTCGTTAGCGATACCTCTTACAATCCCATTCTGACCGGATGGGAGAGTGCTGTTAAGGAGTTTATAGAATAGGCATTCTCCCTTTTTCACAGGAAAAAAGCTCTCCCTTCTCTCAAAAACAACGGCGACAAATGGCCGCGGACTATCCTTTTAACAGGTAGTGAAATTCCTCTTGTTTATTTCCTTCCAGGATGTGATACAATAAGCGCAATAGCGGCTTCATGCCGTCTATCTTTCATATTATTGAAAGGGTTGGGTGAGGGGCTACGATGGAAAGCAGGTATTCGATTGGTCCACCAGGAAAGAAAGAGACCGTCGCATGCAAAGGAGAATGCTTCATCTAATCCAGCTGTCCGCTTGAATCCAAGCGATTGGCGGAGAGAGCTGTTAGCGGGAACCGTATCTTTTTTTGCGACTGTCTATATTATTATTGTCAATTCATCGATATTGGCGGATGCCGGGATTCCGCAGGAAGCCGGTATTATCGCCACCGTGCTCGCGTCCGCGATCGGCTGCTTCATTATGGGCTGGTGGGGCAAAGCGCCCCTGATCATCGCGCCGGGGATGGGAATCAACGCCATGTTCACGTACACGCTCGTTCAGGGCATGGGGCTGACGTGGCAGCAAGCGCTGGCCGTCACCGCGATATCCGGCATTTGCTTCATTGCCATTAGCATGACTTCGCTCGTCGAGAAGCTGAGAACGGCCATTCCCGCTTCATTACAGGAAGCGATCTCGGTCGGAATCGGTCTCATGCTCGTCCTCATCGGATTGCAAAAGGGCGGGGTCATCGTCTCGGATCGCTCCTCTATTATTGCGGTGCAATCCTTTGCCGATCCGGGCGTGCTGGTTACGCTGTTGACCTTGGCGTTGACATGCATTCTGTACATGCGCAAGGTTCCAGGGAACCTGCTGCTGGCGATTATCGGAGGGACAGTGCTCGCCTATCTGTTCGGGGCCGTTCCAACGAATGCGTCGGCCG contains the following coding sequences:
- the ppdK gene encoding pyruvate, phosphate dikinase, producing the protein MKPTWICHFRHGDAGMKALLGGKGANLAEMTRIGLPVPPGFTITTEACRSYYALNRLPDGLMDDVRSALQAVELLRGQRFGDAHDPLLVSVRSGSVHSMPGMMDTILNLGLNDETVQGLASATGDERFAYDCYRRLIHMFGNVVSGVESGEFERILAEVKAHCGAQTDQSLSADGLREVVRRYQQYLEEVAGAPFPQDVHVQLQLAIEAVFRSWNNHRAQVYRKLHQLSENEGTAVNIQSMVFGNRGADSGTGVLFTRHPSTGEKILFGEYLTDAQGEDVVAGTRTPQPIAKMAEEMPELYRQLVEAANQLERHYRDMQDIEFTVERGKLFILQTRAGKRTAQAAVAIAVALVHEGLITAQEALLRMDVAQLEHLLHPSIAPDAAIDTVATGLPASPGAASGRIVLDADEAERMAAAGERVILVRPETTPEDIHGVLAAEGVLTSRGGMTSHAAVVARSMGKPCVSGCEDVSFDFTRNCIVIGRRTFREGDLLSIDGATGRVIAGAVPLVAAEMSDEFQQLLEWADRERELGVYANADTPADAAKARALGAEGIGLCRTEHMFMSPERLCIVQEMILAESEAERRKALALLLPLQQEDFEGIFEAMDGYTVTIRLLDPPLHEFLPNLEELVVRQTEWKATGTGTERERNDLERLIAKVRALHELNPMLGQRGCRLGILFPEIYEMQAEALFLAASRMLRKGVRVQPDIMVPLIGHAAELKLLRELIERTAERVLGPELRGCAYRIGTMIEVPRAALTAGQIAEHADFFSFGTNDLTQMTFGCSRDDAEGKFLTHYVDRRVLAANPFQVLDTSGVGQLIELAVERGLAANPQLKTGICGEHGGERDSILFCHATGLDYVSCSTFRVPLARIAAAQAKLLLGSRNKASLHSISV
- the pheS gene encoding phenylalanine--tRNA ligase subunit alpha: MKERLQALRAEALEKLQQVKDANNLNELRVKFLGKKGALTEILRGMGGLSAEERPLIGQVANEVRGAIEQYIEEKQEAFQREETERRLQAETIDVTLPGRPMAQGAAHPLQKVIQEIEDIFIGMGYTVAEGPEVEHDYYNFEALNLPKDHPARDMQDSFYITEELLMRTQTSPVQVRTMEKMKGEVPVKIICPGRVYRRDDDDATHSFMFHQIEGLVIDKNIRMSDLKGTLLQFMREMFGAHMQIRLRPSFFPFTEPSTEVDVTCMKCGGSGCRICKQTGWIEILGAGMVHPRVLEMGGYDPENYTGFAFGMGVERIAMLKYGVDDIRHFYTNDLRFLQQFARM
- the pheT gene encoding phenylalanine--tRNA ligase subunit beta; amino-acid sequence: MNVSYQWLSEYIDVTGVTAEELAARMTQAGIEIDVIENRNKGVNGVVVGYVQSKEKHPDADKLNVCQVDAGTGEVLQIVCGAKNVDAGQKVPVALIGTVMPGGMKIKKAKLRGVESQGMICSAKELGMNDKLLPKEMQEGILVLPESTEIGTPIADVLGLNDHVLELDLTPNRSDCLSMLGVAHETSALLERPLRLPETQVEEDASAQASDAIRVSISAADGCTHYAARYIRNVTIQPSPLWLQNRLLAAGVRPINNIVDVTNFVMLEYGQPLHAFDADQLNEGTIEVRYAREGETLVTLDGQERKLEPHMLLITDGSKPIGLAGVMGGENSEVTERTVNILLESAHFAGSVVRRTSRQLGLRSEASLRFEKEANPEAVIPALNRAAELIRQLANGTVSAGIVEAVTQQHERLVVTLTLERTNRLLGTALQAHEVKTILDRLGLESEQSGDVFHVTVPGRRGDITRDVDLIEEVARIYGYNHIPTTAIEGVTTPGHLTKAQRIRRAIRHLLTDNGLHETVTYSFTHPAEAKVFPAIAADAVPVKLLMPMSEERSVLRTSLLPSMLDVAAYNRNRKSDNIQIFELGSLYMTPQETLMEIPQEEPVLGLLLAGARRTPQWNIAAEAVDFYDVKGIVDSLAAHFGLEGQIRYEANRPQGLHPGRSATMYLQANGEEQRLGIIGQLHPEVQRAKDLGDTYVAEIHLKPLIEAASADIVYKTLPRFPAVERDIAVVVDRGTAVGELVQTAKDAAGEWLESVRVFDVYTGDRIAADKKSVAISFTYRHPERTFTDEEITEIHGRVVSALEAGFEAELRK
- the gap gene encoding type I glyceraldehyde-3-phosphate dehydrogenase, whose amino-acid sequence is MALPVAINGMGRIGRLVLRRAMDEAHSPFAIRAVNTLYPAATIAHLLKYDSIHGKWNANIAAEGNTLLINDTPIQVVAEADPARLPWQSLGIHTVIDATGKFTDRPGASKHIEAGAEKVIITAPGKELDLTIVMGVNEHMYDDENHHLVSAASCTTNCLAPLLHLLDRSFGVVSGWMTTIHSYTNDQKHLDNPHKDLRRARACTQSIVPTTTGVGKALAGILPHLATSVQGISVRVPTPDVSLVDLTAEVKTSVTADDVRLAFLHAIRDGHDRYLEWCDEPLVSTDFIGNDKSAVVDGMSLIAHDHHIKLLAWYDNEWGYAARVVDLARHVALEGVKGSCKTAAAR